A part of Aegilops tauschii subsp. strangulata cultivar AL8/78 chromosome 2, Aet v6.0, whole genome shotgun sequence genomic DNA contains:
- the LOC120973444 gene encoding uncharacterized protein — translation MVVYYNIQDLVHQAVRAEQQIKRRQVNTAPSTTLNTWRHSQHQSEDTGPSSRMATSNRLHGSVQKNALKSGPSRVDSTAQSTNRFSDIECFKCGGRGHMKGECPNEKRVLLTKDGYASASDEEAVSNTSSENLEDAEKVTASFEVVESYPSLVVQRVQEDRIEDKGQRWNIFQTQCKVNNTNCKLIIDGGSYTNAISKELVHALVLPMWKHPQPHCIEWLYQSGKLKVTHKVRVNFSIGDYKDTVICDVLPMNACHLLLGRSWQYDHHATHDGRSNTYSFWDAGRRCILRPMFANAIKDDIFSVQKRVSKDTMKPRTASFQGGGDDVAASARDNLWNVLQVGSFNFEVPPIEPKKDEVKPTFRTPCAT, via the coding sequence ATGGTGGTCTATTACAACATACAAGATCTTGTGCACCAAGCTGTGCGTGCGGAACAACAGATTAAGCGACGCCAAGTCAACACAGCTCCCAGTACCACTTTGAACACATGGCGACACTCGCAGCATCAGAGTGAGGATACCGGTCCTAGCTCCAGGATGGCAACATCAAATCGCCTTCATGGTTCCGTGCAAAAGAACGCTTTAAAATCAGGACCGTCGAGGGTTGATTCTACTGCACAGTCGACCAATCGTTTCAGTGACATAGAGTGTTTCAAGTGTGGAGGAAGGGGACATATGAAGGGTGAATGTCCTAATGAGAAGAGAGTATTGCTCACAAAAGATGGCTATGCATCCGCGAGTGATGAAGAGGCAGTTTCTAACACTTCTAGTGAAAATTTGGAAGATGCTGAGAAGGTGACTGCTAGTTTTGAAGTTGTTGAATCATATCCGTCCTTAGTGGTGCAACGTGTGCAAGAGGATCGCATTGAAGATAAGGGGCAACGTTGGAATATTTTTCAAACTCAGTGCAAGGTCAACAACACCAATTGTAAGTTGATCATAGATGGTGGAAGCTACACTAATGCTATCAGCAAGGAATTGGTGCATGCTTTAGTGTTACCTATGTGGAAACACCCGCAACCACATTGCATCGAGTGGTTATATCAGTCTGGCAAACTCAAAGTTACTCACAAGGTGCGTGTGAATTTTTCAATTGGTGACTACAAAGACACAGTAATTTGTGATGTCTTACCAATGAATGCATGCCACTTGTTATTGGGGAGGTCATGGCAATATGATCATCATGCCACACATGATGGGAGGTCCAATACTTATTCTTTTTGGGATGCTGGAAGGCGATGTATATTGCGGCCAATGTTTGCCAATGCTATTaaagatgatattttttcagtTCAAAAGAGGGTCTCCAAAGATACCATGAAACCGCGGACGGCTTCGTTTCAAGGAGGAGGGGATGATGTGGCCGCTAGTGCAAGAGATAAtctttggaatgttttacaagtTGGTTCTTTTAACTTTGAAGTTCCACCAATTGAACCGAAGAAGGATGAAGTTAAGCCCACCTTCAGAACTCCATGTGCTACATAA